In the Oryzias latipes chromosome 9, ASM223467v1 genome, one interval contains:
- the LOC105354687 gene encoding Down syndrome cell adhesion molecule-like protein Dscam2, whose translation MVVPHCVFILSSLTVVSLLGLEDVFFSPQNQTVREGGAVFLQCVSGESSSPAEIFWLKDGTTVTRGRHFQGEYGGGQQNKTSGTLHLSNVTLHDDGVYVCVTRNPSLNISRKSKPAKLTVQVYLAGVRRKLQITQGPDNTTVAMGTNVSMQCTVSGFPVPMVRWFKDGFLLPNGSASFSLQNNGQLLTFRNVTREDEGFYHCEASNQNQTVQSEPAFLLPAEMGWTFVQEPTNMTVKRGENLTLSCSPPHSRPEARVTWFRNDQLLFPTGHITALPNGDLFFLRVQESDSGSYFCRASNIHLQRFITSTRAAVTVLTPPTVKLHPQVLTVAAGAQAVLECEVSGRPSPSISWVKRGHSKQTGGRVVLGRRTASLHIQSARRYDEAEYLCEASNMLGKSYSAALLRVAVSPIIVTHTDQVVCRTGTVAILPCRAVGEQPITYRWTKDRAGIRSSIPITEDKYISADGDLHISRVQYSDAGHYYCVAENTAGRHQRRTVLAVTGSGSNNMTTSLTSPRKAVAELIMPPETLEVLQQHLNQQATNPTQVLVTQIQPPMLPPPPHPYFQSAELHTPQTRGTVSASVTSEVLDSTVFVEGQTSTSVDAPKRQKVLQELFLRSYPDSSNMSDEFFGPNFDSLNPTSAQSSVTQTWIRPSGPDTELSSKPAAPQLVTNWSFSHFLQTTQAPLPSSSSLTLPQQSFTINVLPKFHLELSTLPSFIRPTVSNVEHGSSPEPRPQRPPSAPKNQVSTPRDDKVLYQTNRSFPLNETEKPLTDKELTDSRSRRNTSQSSVTINDPKGTQQSPSWLPVLEKHDIPVVVGVGVSLAFIFITVTFYSVVQKNEPAQMCRAAQRNLGIPIRHADCRSAGRTYENRAFEDDDCVAVIEQSPNTSDTRTRPPGPCLVTVQMEPTFQELSENALPASVTVETHPEPVTVTKVDSLTEEEKGCSLSQPSIRLQSSEEWTSSRGDTPSLCQETLPPPSSSPSHSISPPPQSRRQEALHSSLTLQSAELSVAPIQHSLSVSHGSPPLLLSHHVSLGLTTVAVDVQFYPAATAPVTVGASTQINSASNSTTATVPLFSPLLVSGHEEDDPSTAKFPARK comes from the exons ATGGTTGTCCCCCACTGTGTCTTCATCCTGTCCAGCTTGACAGTCGTCTCGCTTCTGG GTTTGGAGGATGTTTTCTTCAGTCCTCAGAACCAGACGGTCAGAGAAGGAGGGGCGGTTTTCCTGCAGTGTGTGTCAGGGGAGAGCTCTTCTCCTGCAGAAATCTTCTGGCTCAAAGATGGAACCACGGTCACCAGGGGAAGACACTTCCAG GGGGAGTACGGTGGCGGGCAGCAAAACAAAACCTCAGGCACGCTTCACCTCTCTAACGTGACATTACACGATGACGGAGTTTATGTCTGTGTCACAAGAAATCCGTCACTGAACATCAGCAGGAAGAGCAAACCGGCTAAGCTGACCGTGCAAG TTTACCTTGCAGGGGTGCGGAGGAAGCTGCAGATCACCCAGGGCCCTGACAACACAACTGTTGCTATGGGAACCAATGTCTCCATGCAATGCACTGTTTCTGGCTTCCCTGTTCCCATGGTGCGCTGGTTCAAAGACGGGTTCCTCCTGCCCAACGGCTCGGCTTCATTCAGCCTCCAGAACAATGGGCAGCTGCTCACATTCAG aaatgtgaCAAGGGAGGATGAGGGCTTTTATCACTGTGAAGCATCCAACCAGAACCAGACTGTCCAATCAGAGCCGGCCTTCCTCCTCCCAGCTG AGATGGGCTGGACTTTTGTGCAGGAGCCCACAAACATGACGGTGAAGAGAGGAGAAAACCTGACTCTCAGCTGCAGTCCTCCTCACAGCAGGCCAGAGGCTCGGGTCACCTGGTTCAGAAACGACCAGCTGCTGTTTCCCACGGGCCACATCACTGCGCTGCCCAATGGGGACCTTTTCTTTCTGCg TGTCCAGGAGAGCGACAGCGGCAGCTACTTCTGCAGAGCCTCCAACATCCACCTCCAAAGATTCATCACGTctaccagagcagcagtgactgtGCTGA CCCCTCCAACGGTGAAACTGCACCCCCAGGTGTTGACGGTGGCTGCGGGGGCTCAGGCTGTGCTGGAGTGTGAGGTGTCGGGTCGGCCTTCGCCTTCCATCAGCTGGGTGAAGAGAGGTCACTCCAAGCAGACAGGGGGCAGGGTGGTGTTGGG ACGGAGAACTGCAAGTCTGCACATCCAGTCCGCCAGGCGCTACGATGAGGCAGAGTATCTGTGCGAAGCGTCCAACATGCTGGGAAAAAGCTACAGCGCAGCCCTGCTGAGAGTTGCTG TGAGCCCCATCATTGTGACCCACACGGATCAGGTGGTGTGCAGGACGGGGACTGTGGCGATCCTGCCCTGCAGAGCTGTGGGGGAACAGCCCATCACGTACCGGTGGACCAAAGACAGAGCCGGGATCCGGTCCTCCATCCCCATCACTGAAGACAAATACATCAGCG CGGATGGAGACCTGCACATTTCCAGGGTTCAGTACTCAGATGCAGGACACTATTACTGTGTGGCTGAAAACACAGCCGGGCGACATCAGAGGCGCACGGTGCTCGCTGTCACAG GTTCTGGCTCCAACAACATGACTACATCCCTCACATCTCCAAGGAAAGCTGTGGCTGAACTGATAATGCCTCCTGAGACGCTTGAGGTTTTACAGCAGCACCTAAATCAACAAGCAACCAATCCAACACAAGTGTTGGTGACGCAGATTCAGCCTCCCATGTTGCCGCCTCCGCCCCATCCATACTTTCAGTCAGCTGAACTCCACACCCCACAGACAAGAGGGACGGTTTCTGCTTCAGTGACCTCTGAGGTTTTGGATTCGACTGTGTTTGTTGAAGGTCAGACGTCAACATCTGTGGATGCGCCGAAGCGACAAAAAGTCCTTCAAGAATTGTTTTTACGCTCTTATCCTGATAGTTCCAACATGAGCGATGAGTTTTTTGGTCCCAACTTTGATTCACTCAACCCAACTTCAGCTCAAAGTTCTGTCACCCAGACCTGGATAAGACCTTCAGGACCAGATACTGAACTCTCCTCAAAGCCAGCGGCCCCCCAGCTGGTGACCAACTGGTCTTTTTCCCATTTCCTCCAAACAACACAGGCTCCTCTTCCATCTTCCTCATCTCTAACCCTTCCTCAACAATCTTTCACGATTAATGTTTTACCAAAGTTCCATCTTGAGCTTTCAACACTCCCCTCTTTTATCCGACCTACAGTCTCAAATGTAGAACATGGATCATCTCCAGAGCCACGTCCTCAACGTCCGCCCTCAGCTCCTAAGAATCAGGTCTCCACGCCACGAGATGACAAAGTCCTGTACCAAACAAACAGATCTTTTCCTCTAAATGAGACAGAAAAACCACTGACCGACAAAGAGCTCACTGATTCAAGGTCAAGGAGGAACACCTCCCAGTCTTCTGTGACCATCAATGATCCAAA AGGGACTCAGCAGTCGCCATCATGGCTGCCTGTGCTGGAAAAGCACGACATCCCCGTCGTGGTGGGAGTGGGCGTGTCTCTGGctttcatcttcatcactgtAACCTTCTACTCAGTGGTGCAAAAGAACGAACCTGCACAAATGTGCCGAGCAG CTCAGAGGAACCTTGGGATCCCAATTCGCCATGCagactgccgctctgcaggacgCACCTATGAGAACAG GGCTTTTGAGGACGACGACTGTGTTGCAGTGATTGAACAGAGCCCAAATACATCAGACACCCGAACACGACCTCCAGGACCCTGTCTGGTCACCGTGCAGATGGAGCCCACTTTTCAGGAGCTTTCAGAGAACGCGCTGCCAGCCTCCGTCACCGTGGAGACCCATCCTGAACCCGTCACTGTCACAAAG GTGGACTCATTAACGGAGGAGGAGAAAGGCTGCAGTCTGTCTCAGCCCAGCATCCGGCTTCAGTCGTCTGAAGAGTGgaccagcagcagaggagacaCCCCCAGCCTTTGCCAGGAGACCTTGCCCCCTCCATCATCTTCACCCTCCCACTCCATCTCCCCCCCTCCACAATCCAGACGTCAGGAGGCTCTTCACTCCTCCCTAACTCTGCAAAGTGCGGAGTTGAGCGTGGCACCGATCCAGCACAGCCTCAGCGTCTCCCACGGCTCGCCTCCCCTGCTGCTCTCCCATCACGTCTCTCTGGGCCTCACAACGGTTGCTGTCGACGTGCAGTTTTACCCAGCAGCCACTGCTCCCGTCACAGTGGGTGCCAGCACTCAAATAAATTCAGCGTCAAACTCAACCACAGCGACTGTGCCTCTGTTCAGCCCCTTGTTAGTCAGCGGCCATGAGGAGGACGACCCGTCAACCGCCAAGTTTCCTGCCAGGAAGTAG
- the LOC101173634 gene encoding prostaglandin G/H synthase 1 isoform X2, with protein MKAVRLLFICVFMILMKKSSSTKVNPCCYYPCQNTGVCVRFGLEDYRCDCTRTGFYGDNCTTPELWTRIRLALKPRPSTVHFLLTHFQWFWELINSSSLRDTIMKMVLTVRSDLIPSPPTYNTKYGYLSWEAYHNTSYYTRLLPPVPADCPLPMGTKGKPVLPDVKLLTERFFRRQKFRPDPQGTNLMFAFMAQHFTHQFFKTNRKAEGGFTNALGHGVDASNIYGEELARQHELRLHKDGKLKYQLLNGEMYPPTVSEVPVHMVYPDSLPPEQRLAIGQEVFGLLPGLTMYATIWLREHNRICDILKAEHPTWDDEQLFQTTRLIIIGQIINIITEEYVQQLSGYHLKLKFEPSLLFNVRFQYSNRIALEFCHLYHWHPLMPDSFVIDGDEIPLTSFIYNTSILMHYGVEKLVDAFSRQAAGQIGGGRNSHEAVLKVAQMVITESRRTRMQPFNEYRKRFNLKPYASFQEFTDDKEMAEGLEELYGDVDALEFYPGVLLEKARANSIFGESMVEMGAPFSLKGLMGNPICSPEYWKPSTFGGETGFNIVKTSTLKKLVCLNTKWCPYVAFRVPPNQEEAGGRKASTEL; from the exons ATGAAAG ctgTTCGTTTACTCTTCATCTGTGTGTTCATGATTCTGATGAAGAAATCATCTTCTACTAAGG TGAACCCCTGTTGTTACTACCCCTGCCAGAACACTGGCGTGTGCGTGCGGTTCGGCCTGGAAGACTACAGGTGTGACTGCACCCGCACAGGTTTCTATGGAGACAACTGCACCACCC CTGAGTTGTGGACCAGGATTCGCCTGGCATtgaagccccgcccctccacgGTCCACTTCCTGCTGACTCACTTCCAGTGGTTCTGGGAGCTCATCAACAGCTCCTCCCTCAGAGATACCATCATGAAAATGGTGCTGACAG TCAGAAGTGATCTTATTCCAAGCCCCCCGACCTACAACACCAAGTACGGATACCTGAGCTGGGAGGCGTACCACAACACCTCCTACTACACCCGGCTCCTCCCTCCAGTTCCTGCAGACTGTCCTTTGCCGATGGGGACTAAAG GGAAACCAGTCCTGCCAGATGTGAAACTGTTGACCGAAAGGTTTTTCAGGAGGCAAAAGTTTCGTCCCGATCCCCAAGGAACCAATCTGATGTTTGCTTTCATGGCTCAGCATTTCACCCACCAGTTCTTCAAGACCAACCGCAAAGCTGAGGGCGGATTCACCAATGCTCTGGGACACGGG GTAGATGCAAGCAATATTTATGGAGAAGAGCTCGCAAGACAGCATGAACTTCGGCTTCATAAGGATGGAAAACTAAAATACCAG CTGCTGAACGGGGAGATGTACCCccccacagtttctgaggtccCCGTGCACATGGTGTATCCCGACAGTTtaccccccgagcagcgcctgGCCATCGGGCAGGAGGTGTTCGGCCTCCTGCCCGGCCTCACCATGTACGCCACCATCTGGCTGAGGGAGCACAACAGAATCTGCGACATCCTGAAGGCCGAACATCCAACCTGGGATGATGAGCAGCTTTTCCAGACCACCAGACTCATCATCATCG GTCAGATCATCAACATAATCACAGAAGAGTATGTGCAGCAGCTGAGCGGCTACCATCTGAAGCTGAAGTTTGAGCCCTCCCTGCTTTTCAACGTGCGTTTCCAGTACAGCAACCGCATCGCCCTGGAGTTCTGTCACCTCTACCACTGGCACCCTCTGATGCCAGACAGCTTCGTCATCGATGGCGATGAAATCCCGCTAACCAGCTTCATATACAACACCTCCATCCTCATGCACTACGGTGTGGAGAAACTGGTGGATGCTTTTTCTCGACAGGCAGCAGGACAG ATCGGAGGGGGTCGCAACTCTCATGAAGCGGTTCTTAAGGTGGCCCAGATGGTGATCACAGAGTCCAGGAGGACACGTATGCAGCCTTTCAATGAATACAGGAAAAGGTTCAACTTGAAGCCATACGCGTCCTTTCAGGAGTTCACTG ACGACAAAGAAATGGCTGAAGGCTTAGAAGAACTGTACGGTGACGTCGACGCTCTGGAGTTTTACCCCGGTGTCCTGCTGGAGAAAGCCCGAGCCAACAGCATCTTTGGTGAGAGCATGGTGGAGATGGGCGCACCCTTCTCCCTGAAGGGGCTGATGGGAAATCCCATCTGCTCTCCAGAGTACTGGAAGCCCAGCACCTTTGGAGGAGAGACGGGCTTCAATATCGTCAAAACGTCCACTCTGAAGAAACTGGTTTGTCTCAACACCAAGTGGTGTCCGTACGTGGCCTTCCGTGTCCCACCAAACCAGGAAGAGGCAGGAGGAAGAAAAGCTAGCACCGAACTTTGA
- the LOC101173634 gene encoding prostaglandin G/H synthase 1 isoform X1, whose protein sequence is MKAVRLLFICVFMILMKKSSSTKVNPCCYYPCQNTGVCVRFGLEDYRCDCTRTGFYGDNCTTPELWTRIRLALKPRPSTVHFLLTHFQWFWELINSSSLRDTIMKMVLTVRSDLIPSPPTYNTKYGYLSWEAYHNTSYYTRLLPPVPADCPLPMGTKGKPVLPDVKLLTERFFRRQKFRPDPQGTNLMFAFMAQHFTHQFFKTNRKAEGGFTNALGHGVDASNIYGEELARQHELRLHKDGKLKYQLLNGEMYPPTVSEVPVHMVYPDSLPPEQRLAIGQEVFGLLPGLTMYATIWLREHNRICDILKAEHPTWDDEQLFQTTRLIIIVSLSGQIINIITEEYVQQLSGYHLKLKFEPSLLFNVRFQYSNRIALEFCHLYHWHPLMPDSFVIDGDEIPLTSFIYNTSILMHYGVEKLVDAFSRQAAGQIGGGRNSHEAVLKVAQMVITESRRTRMQPFNEYRKRFNLKPYASFQEFTDDKEMAEGLEELYGDVDALEFYPGVLLEKARANSIFGESMVEMGAPFSLKGLMGNPICSPEYWKPSTFGGETGFNIVKTSTLKKLVCLNTKWCPYVAFRVPPNQEEAGGRKASTEL, encoded by the exons ATGAAAG ctgTTCGTTTACTCTTCATCTGTGTGTTCATGATTCTGATGAAGAAATCATCTTCTACTAAGG TGAACCCCTGTTGTTACTACCCCTGCCAGAACACTGGCGTGTGCGTGCGGTTCGGCCTGGAAGACTACAGGTGTGACTGCACCCGCACAGGTTTCTATGGAGACAACTGCACCACCC CTGAGTTGTGGACCAGGATTCGCCTGGCATtgaagccccgcccctccacgGTCCACTTCCTGCTGACTCACTTCCAGTGGTTCTGGGAGCTCATCAACAGCTCCTCCCTCAGAGATACCATCATGAAAATGGTGCTGACAG TCAGAAGTGATCTTATTCCAAGCCCCCCGACCTACAACACCAAGTACGGATACCTGAGCTGGGAGGCGTACCACAACACCTCCTACTACACCCGGCTCCTCCCTCCAGTTCCTGCAGACTGTCCTTTGCCGATGGGGACTAAAG GGAAACCAGTCCTGCCAGATGTGAAACTGTTGACCGAAAGGTTTTTCAGGAGGCAAAAGTTTCGTCCCGATCCCCAAGGAACCAATCTGATGTTTGCTTTCATGGCTCAGCATTTCACCCACCAGTTCTTCAAGACCAACCGCAAAGCTGAGGGCGGATTCACCAATGCTCTGGGACACGGG GTAGATGCAAGCAATATTTATGGAGAAGAGCTCGCAAGACAGCATGAACTTCGGCTTCATAAGGATGGAAAACTAAAATACCAG CTGCTGAACGGGGAGATGTACCCccccacagtttctgaggtccCCGTGCACATGGTGTATCCCGACAGTTtaccccccgagcagcgcctgGCCATCGGGCAGGAGGTGTTCGGCCTCCTGCCCGGCCTCACCATGTACGCCACCATCTGGCTGAGGGAGCACAACAGAATCTGCGACATCCTGAAGGCCGAACATCCAACCTGGGATGATGAGCAGCTTTTCCAGACCACCAGACTCATCATCATCG TGTCCCTTTCAGGTCAGATCATCAACATAATCACAGAAGAGTATGTGCAGCAGCTGAGCGGCTACCATCTGAAGCTGAAGTTTGAGCCCTCCCTGCTTTTCAACGTGCGTTTCCAGTACAGCAACCGCATCGCCCTGGAGTTCTGTCACCTCTACCACTGGCACCCTCTGATGCCAGACAGCTTCGTCATCGATGGCGATGAAATCCCGCTAACCAGCTTCATATACAACACCTCCATCCTCATGCACTACGGTGTGGAGAAACTGGTGGATGCTTTTTCTCGACAGGCAGCAGGACAG ATCGGAGGGGGTCGCAACTCTCATGAAGCGGTTCTTAAGGTGGCCCAGATGGTGATCACAGAGTCCAGGAGGACACGTATGCAGCCTTTCAATGAATACAGGAAAAGGTTCAACTTGAAGCCATACGCGTCCTTTCAGGAGTTCACTG ACGACAAAGAAATGGCTGAAGGCTTAGAAGAACTGTACGGTGACGTCGACGCTCTGGAGTTTTACCCCGGTGTCCTGCTGGAGAAAGCCCGAGCCAACAGCATCTTTGGTGAGAGCATGGTGGAGATGGGCGCACCCTTCTCCCTGAAGGGGCTGATGGGAAATCCCATCTGCTCTCCAGAGTACTGGAAGCCCAGCACCTTTGGAGGAGAGACGGGCTTCAATATCGTCAAAACGTCCACTCTGAAGAAACTGGTTTGTCTCAACACCAAGTGGTGTCCGTACGTGGCCTTCCGTGTCCCACCAAACCAGGAAGAGGCAGGAGGAAGAAAAGCTAGCACCGAACTTTGA